The following proteins are co-located in the Falsibacillus pallidus genome:
- a CDS encoding DinB family protein, translating to MNKPPVSGDYIPYYSTYIERVEAGEIEEVLSNQIQVTVGLLKDLSEEQGAYRYGDGKWSIKEVIGHMADTERVMNFRLMSFARGESSELPGFDENEYVARARFDRQSIPALLENLAAVRSSTISLLENLDEEAWERSGTANGAPVTVKALAWIIAGHELHHCMILKERYFGAESFPKK from the coding sequence ATGAACAAACCACCAGTCTCGGGAGATTACATACCGTATTACTCCACTTATATTGAGCGAGTGGAAGCGGGAGAGATAGAGGAAGTTTTGTCTAATCAAATTCAAGTGACAGTAGGGCTGCTGAAGGACCTTTCTGAAGAGCAGGGTGCATACCGCTATGGAGATGGCAAATGGTCCATTAAAGAAGTCATTGGCCATATGGCCGACACGGAGCGAGTGATGAACTTCCGTTTGATGAGTTTTGCACGGGGTGAATCATCGGAGCTGCCTGGGTTTGATGAAAACGAATATGTGGCGAGAGCTAGATTTGACCGGCAATCCATTCCTGCACTTTTAGAAAACTTAGCGGCCGTCCGTTCATCGACTATTTCCCTGTTGGAAAACTTGGATGAAGAAGCGTGGGAGCGCAGCGGGACAGCAAATGGTGCCCCTGTTACGGTAAAGGCGCTTGCCTGGATCATTGCTGGCCATGAATTGCATCATTGTATGATTTTGAAAGAGCGGTACTTTGGGGCGGAAAGCTTCCCGAAGAAGTAA